A stretch of Aedes aegypti strain LVP_AGWG chromosome 2, AaegL5.0 Primary Assembly, whole genome shotgun sequence DNA encodes these proteins:
- the LOC5564992 gene encoding general odorant-binding protein 69, which produces MQLFLTLLIFTLCTSAYAFLDHYVGHKRFDTIFRECGVYFQVPNCILDEYVANAFPDEPEVRNLIHCTLVGSKSWHDGSGVVEHVISNFFNPGPEDTCYADRTRDCIRNSRVPGGNNVTLAYKAFHCYYRQYGNLNHSEQFMPCSPQELQVLIKTSIAIVNVSQAELVNYSNGAVLDQPNFAELIYVIILRGGFYFTGQGLFLANLHTQFGNPELLTPETQQCVDAATAAWNGQRQKDLVHAYFVNCLRRITPWMQLIQDVATGLVRGSNAPCSTSSTTTSTTPSAVQPCYNVGN; this is translated from the coding sequence ATGCAACTATTCTTAACGCTTTTAATTTTTACGCTGTGCACCTCAGCTTACGCCTTTCTCGATCACTACGTAGGACACAAACGCTTTGATACCATTTTTCGAGAGTGCGGTGTATACTTTCAAGTGCCCAATTGCATCCTGGACGAATACGTTGCCAATGCATTCCCTGACGAGCCTGAAGTTCGAAACCTGATACACTGCACGCTGGTAGGCTCAAAGTCCTGGCATGATGGATCAGGTGTCGTCGAACACGTCATTTCCAACTTTTTCAATCCCGGTCCGGAAGACACCTGTTATGCTGACCGAACACGAGATTGCATTCGAAACTCTCGAGTGCCAGGTGGTAACAATGTGACGCTTGCATACAAAGCTTTTCACTGCTACTATCGTCAGTACGGAAACCTCAATCACAGTGAGCAGTTTATGCCTTGCTCTCCACAAGAGCTACAAGTTCTGATCAAGACTTCGATCGCTATTGTGAACGTGTCTCAGGCCGAGTTGGTGAACTATAGCAATGGAGCTGTGCTAGATCAACCGAATTTCGCGGAGTTAATCTACGTAATCATCCTTCGCGGGGGCTTCTATTTTACCGGACAGGGTCTCTTCCTGGCCAATCTCCACACCCAGTTTGGAAATCCGGAGCTGTTGACTCCGGAAACGCAGCAATGCGTAGATGCTGCTACCGCCGCATGGAACGGTCAAAGGCAAAAAGATTTGGTACATGCGTACTTCGTGAACTGCCTGCGCAGGATCACCCCTTGGATGCAGCTGATTCAGGACGTGGCGACTGGTTTGGTGAGGGGTTCGAACGCACCATGCTCAACATCGAGTACTACGACAAGTACCACTCCCAGTGCGGTTCAACCATGCTATAATGTTGGGAACTGA